In the Carassius gibelio isolate Cgi1373 ecotype wild population from Czech Republic chromosome A2, carGib1.2-hapl.c, whole genome shotgun sequence genome, one interval contains:
- the LOC128030838 gene encoding uncharacterized protein LOC128030838 isoform X2: MADECLHSVQLELEAVGKQIRDLERRQAELRERRAALESSRADAHKSGVSIQRAVNSPTTSTPCVSLRRPGAPRTRSSQMSFTATPGHHGPWVHPQRRMRAGSRVTTSPPPAFEISIQNRFAPLRETGRDAVIIGDSIVRHIPAILKDDESPRAVVLHAGVNDTTLRQTETLKRDFRSLIETVRSTTPAATIVVSGPLPTYRRGHERFSRLFALNEWLLSWCKEQKLLFVNNWNLFWERPRLFRADGLHPSRVGAELLSDNISRTLRSM, translated from the exons atggcggatgaatgtctccactctgtgcagctcgagctcgaggccgtggggaagcagattcgcgacctggaacggaggcaggccgagctgagagagcggagagccgcgctggaatcatcccgggctgacgctcacaagtccggggtaagtatacagcgtgctgttaacagtcccaccacgtctactccgtgtgtttctctgcgcaggcccggtgcacccaggacgcgatcttcccagatgtccttcactgcgacgccgggacaccacggaccctgggtgcatccacagcggaggatgcgagccgggtcccgggtgacgacatctccccctcctgccttcgagatctccatccagaaccgcttcgctcccctccgcgagacaggacgcgacgctgtgatcatcggagactccatcgtccgacac atacccgcgatcctgaaggacgacgagagcccgagagcggtcgtgcttcacgccggggttaacgacaccacgctgcggcagacggagacgctgaagagggacttcaggagcctgatcgagacggttcgcagcacgacgcccgcggcgacgatcgtcgtgtcaggaccactgcccacgtatcgacgaggacacgaaaggttcagtagactttttgctttaaatgaatggttgttgtcatggtgtaaagaacagaaactgctatttgttaataactggaatcttttctgggagcgtcctagactgtttcgcgctgatggattacaccccagtcgagtcggagcggagcttctctctgacaacatctccaggacacttcgctccatgtga
- the LOC128030838 gene encoding uncharacterized protein LOC128030838 isoform X1: protein MADECLHSVQLELEAVGKQIRDLERRQAELRERRAALESSRADAHKSGVSIQRAVNSPTTSTPCVSLRRPGAPRTRSSQMSFTATPGHHGPWVHPQRRMRAGSRVTTSPPPAFEISIQNRFAPLRETGRDAVIIGDSIVRHVSATLAEGKVHTHCLPGARVLDVSAQIPAILKDDESPRAVVLHAGVNDTTLRQTETLKRDFRSLIETVRSTTPAATIVVSGPLPTYRRGHERFSRLFALNEWLLSWCKEQKLLFVNNWNLFWERPRLFRADGLHPSRVGAELLSDNISRTLRSM from the coding sequence atggcggatgaatgtctccactctgtgcagctcgagctcgaggccgtggggaagcagattcgcgacctggaacggaggcaggccgagctgagagagcggagagccgcgctggaatcatcccgggctgacgctcacaagtccggggtaagtatacagcgtgctgttaacagtcccaccacgtctactccgtgtgtttctctgcgcaggcccggtgcacccaggacgcgatcttcccagatgtccttcactgcgacgccgggacaccacggaccctgggtgcatccacagcggaggatgcgagccgggtcccgggtgacgacatctccccctcctgccttcgagatctccatccagaaccgcttcgctcccctccgcgagacaggacgcgacgctgtgatcatcggagactccatcgtccgacacgtaagtgctacgttagccgaaggtaaagtgcacactcattgtttgcctggtgctcgtgttctcgatgtttctgcgcagatacccgcgatcctgaaggacgacgagagcccgagagcggtcgtgcttcacgccggggttaacgacaccacgctgcggcagacggagacgctgaagagggacttcaggagcctgatcgagacggttcgcagcacgacgcccgcggcgacgatcgtcgtgtcaggaccactgcccacgtatcgacgaggacacgaaaggttcagtagactttttgctttaaatgaatggttgttgtcatggtgtaaagaacagaaactgctatttgttaataactggaatcttttctgggagcgtcctagactgtttcgcgctgatggattacaccccagtcgagtcggagcggagcttctctctgacaacatctccaggacacttcgctccatgtga
- the LOC128030838 gene encoding uncharacterized protein LOC128030838 isoform X3, whose translation MSFTATPGHHGPWVHPQRRMRAGSRVTTSPPPAFEISIQNRFAPLRETGRDAVIIGDSIVRHVSATLAEGKVHTHCLPGARVLDVSAQIPAILKDDESPRAVVLHAGVNDTTLRQTETLKRDFRSLIETVRSTTPAATIVVSGPLPTYRRGHERFSRLFALNEWLLSWCKEQKLLFVNNWNLFWERPRLFRADGLHPSRVGAELLSDNISRTLRSM comes from the coding sequence atgtccttcactgcgacgccgggacaccacggaccctgggtgcatccacagcggaggatgcgagccgggtcccgggtgacgacatctccccctcctgccttcgagatctccatccagaaccgcttcgctcccctccgcgagacaggacgcgacgctgtgatcatcggagactccatcgtccgacacgtaagtgctacgttagccgaaggtaaagtgcacactcattgtttgcctggtgctcgtgttctcgatgtttctgcgcagatacccgcgatcctgaaggacgacgagagcccgagagcggtcgtgcttcacgccggggttaacgacaccacgctgcggcagacggagacgctgaagagggacttcaggagcctgatcgagacggttcgcagcacgacgcccgcggcgacgatcgtcgtgtcaggaccactgcccacgtatcgacgaggacacgaaaggttcagtagactttttgctttaaatgaatggttgttgtcatggtgtaaagaacagaaactgctatttgttaataactggaatcttttctgggagcgtcctagactgtttcgcgctgatggattacaccccagtcgagtcggagcggagcttctctctgacaacatctccaggacacttcgctccatgtga